Proteins encoded in a region of the Trichosurus vulpecula isolate mTriVul1 chromosome 9, mTriVul1.pri, whole genome shotgun sequence genome:
- the ANTKMT gene encoding adenine nucleotide translocase lysine N-methyltransferase, whose product MDQDDPGEAMAELQGRHLGGLGILQVAAGTGLFAYTFWAGFLMPGFRKVPLKLQVPYVPASRQQVENVLSLLQGRSGKMVDLGSGDGRIVLAAYRRGFYPVVGYELNPWLLWLSRFHAWRAGCARKVSYQKEDLWKVNLTDCKNITVFLAPSVLPLLETKLLAELPSKARVISGRFPLPNWEPTATVGEGLDKVWAYDIGLIRQNMEMRETTFLQGTPV is encoded by the exons ATGGACCAAGATGATCCTGGAGAGGCCATGGCAGAACTACAGGGGCGCCACCTTGGGGGACTGGGTATCTTACAAGTGGCAGCTGGCACCGGCTTATTTGCCTATACCTTCTGGGCAGGGTTCCTTATGCCTGGTTTCCGTAAAGTGCCCCTGAAGCTTCAG GTGCCATATGTCCCAGCAAGTAGGCAGCAGGTGGAGAATGTACTGAGTCTTCTCCAGGGACGCTCTGGCAAGATGGTGGACTTGGGCTCTGGCGATGGCAGGAtt GTTTTGGCAGCATACAGACGAGGATTCTATCCTGTTGTGGGTTATGAACTGAACCCCTGGCTTCTTTGGCTTTCTCGGTTCCATGCATGGAGGGCTGGTTGTGCTCGAAAGGTTTCCTACCAGAAGGAGGATCTCTGGAAG GTGAACCTGACTGACTGCAAAAACATCACAGTTTTCCTGGCTCCCAGTGTG CTCCCTCTCCTGGAAACCAAATTACTAGCGGAATTGCCCAGCAAGGCCCGAGTGATATCTGGTCGATTCCCTCTTCCCAACTGGGAGCCAACAGCCACAGTTGGTGAGGGCCTGGACAAGGTTTGGGCTTATGATATTGGACTGATCCGGCAGAACATGGAGATGAGGGAAACTACCTTCCTACAGGGAACACCTGTCTAG
- the METRN gene encoding meteorin has product MPLPPLLWLLGCGLLASAVLASYSEDQCSWRGSGLSQETNSVEQLSLHCAEGSLEWLYPAGALRLTLSPRLPPGSAGAGQSPRHITACIKSSGPFRGAQVYVERDGLLELLLAEAQGPPRGRCVSWQPQERVALFVQSTPHRDISRRVAAFRYELRGDWHLHLPLFTHNLSMEGTCRPCSDAEVLMAVCTSDFVVRGTICGVTHDQELQESVISVSTPRIHRQKFPLFQPAESSSQVSGTIRTPLRCGVRPGPGVFLFTGWSHFGEAWLGCAPRYQDFRRMYEAAQAAHHNPCEMALD; this is encoded by the exons ATGCCGCTTCCACCACTGCTCTGGCTACTGGGCTGCGGCCTCCTGGCCTCCGCCGTCCTGGCCAGCTACTCGGAGGATCAGTGCAGCTGGAGAGGGAG TGGCTTGTCCCAGGAGACGAACAGCGTGGAGCAGCTATCCCTGCATTGCGCCGAGGGCTCCCTGGAGTGGCTGTACCCAGCAGGTGCTCTTCGCCTTACTCTCTCTCCCAGGCTGCCCCCAGGCAGTGCTGGAGCTGGCCAGAGTCCCAGGCATATCACAGCCTGTATCAAGTCCTCTGGCCCCTTCCGGGGGGCCCAAGTCTACGTGGAGAGAGATGGACTCCTGGAGTTGCTGTTGGCTGAGGCCCAGGGGCCACCTAGGGGCCGGTGTGTCAGCTGGCAGCCACAGGAGAGAGTGGCACTGTTCGTTCAGTCTACCCCACATCGGGACATCAGTCGCCGGGTAGCAGCCTTCCGCTATGAACTTCGAGGGGACTGGCACCTGCACCTTCCCCTGTTCACCCACAACCTTAGCATGGAAG GGACCTGCCGCCCATGCAGTGACGCTGAGGTTCTCATGGCTGTGTGCACTAGCGATTTTG TGGTTCGAGGGACTATCTGCGGAGTTACTCACGACCAGGAGCTACAGGAGTCAGTGATCAGTGTTAGCACTCCTCGAATCCATCGTCAGAAGTTCCCGTTATTCCAGCCAGCTGAGTCCTCCAGCCAAGTGTCCGGTACCATCCGCACCCCTTTGCGCTGTGGTGTCAGGCCTGGCCCTGGCGTCTTCCTCTTCACTGGTTGGAGCCACTTTGGGGAGGCCTGGCTGGGCTGCGCTCCCCGATACCAGGATTTCCGACGCATGTATGAGGCAGCCCAGGCTGCTCACCATAATCCTTGTGAGATGGCCCTGGATTAA